From Tachyglossus aculeatus isolate mTacAcu1 chromosome 12 unlocalized genomic scaffold, mTacAcu1.pri SUPER_6_unloc_1, whole genome shotgun sequence, the proteins below share one genomic window:
- the LOC119920902 gene encoding polyadenylate-binding protein 2 isoform X2, giving the protein MEEEAEKLKELQNEVEKQMNMSPPPGNAGPVIMSIEEKMEADARSIYVGNVDYGATAEELEAHFHGCGSVNRVTILCDKFSGHPKGFAYIEFSDKESVRTSMALDESLFRGRQIKVIPKRTNRPGISTTDRGFPRARFRARAANYSSSRARFYSGFNSRPRGRVYRGRARATSWYSPY; this is encoded by the exons atggaagaggaggccGAGAAGCTGAAGGAGCTGCAGAATGAAGTGGAGAAACAGATGAACATGAGTCCGCCCCCGGGCAACG CTGGCCCGGTAATCATGTCGATTGAGGAGAAGATGGAAGCAGATGCGCGATCCATCTATGTGGGCAAT GTGGACTATGGCGCGACAGCGGAGGAGCTGGAAGCCCATTTTCACGGCTGCGGCTCGGTCAACCGCGTCACCATCCTCTGCGACAAGTTCAGCGGACATCCCAAGGG GTTCGCGTACATTGAATTTTCAGACAAAGAATCGGTGAGGACGTCCATGGCCTTAGACGAGTCTCTCTTCAGAGGACGACAGATCAAG GTGATACCGAAACGGACCAACCGGCCGGGGATCAGCACTACAGACCGGGGGTTCCCCCGCGCCCGCTTCCGGGCCCGAGCCGCCAACTACAGCAGCTCCCGTGCCCGCTTCTACAGCGGCTTCAACAGCAGGCCCCGGGGTCGCGTCTACAG gGGCCGGGCTAGAGCGACGTCATGGTATTCCCCTTACTAA